A region from the Cherax quadricarinatus isolate ZL_2023a chromosome 44, ASM3850222v1, whole genome shotgun sequence genome encodes:
- the LOC128697583 gene encoding leucine-rich repeat-containing protein 59, with protein sequence MEKNTLRDKLDGNELDLSMMSLTEVPVKEIAALPRATKIDLSNNQLASLPPCFAQSLGNITHLELGSNKLQEIPANFFKLQNLKHLDLYNNQLTDLPLSFCQLRSLKWLDLKGNPLNPSLRKIAGDCLNQKECEAAARNIIAHLKKLQTQMETEKQEKLKKEKEKAEALARVEEEKLAKKRAEKKAAREKRKAEQRAQQESQKMAVNGSAGTEKQYNAVPKPAPPALKHKKTKSGRWSFLAWMNMLLFLCLLGLTGLGLYVYTDGNLTPDGIAAALPHIIENANILASLTIEAFYPENLARTGQAVLESVSDAWAILGELTRDISIHTQPVIKSVKEGWLWLTEVTLWIYNWIINNIDWESVLEAIKSAGIFMYEQWLVIYEELRRNEALMSIIARVRTYTAGVEEYFGVMWGFILERIWFIVEYIQEEGPVKFAAVKEQATAALDSAKQSIEGLVR encoded by the exons atGGAGAAGAACACTCTTAGAGATAAACTAGATGGCAATGAGCTGGACCTCAGCATGATGAGCCTCACTGAAGTGCCAGTTAAAGAAATT GCCGCACTGCCAAGAGCCACCAAGATAGATTTGTCCAACAATCAACTTGCATCTTTGCCGCCCTGCTTTGCCCAGTCATTGGGCAATATCACCCACCTAGAGTTGGGGTCTAATAAATTGCAGGAAATACCAGCAAATTTCTTCAAATTGCAGAACTTGAAACATCTTGATCTCTACAACAATCAG TTGACAGATTTGCCTTTGTCTTTCTGTCAACTGCGTAGTCTGAAGTGGCTGGACCTGAAAGGCAATCCTCTGAATCCCTCCCTGAGAAAGATAGCTGGTGACTGTCTAAACCAGAAGGAATGTGAAGCTGCAGCACGCAACATTATTGCACATCTCAAAAAGCTACAAACGCAAATGGAGACTGAAAAACAGGAGAaactaaaaaaagaaaaag AAAAGGCAGAAGCTCTAGCAAGAGTAGAGGAGGAAAAGCTTGCTAAAAAGAGGGCAGAAAAGAAAGCTGCCAGAGAAAAGAGAAAAGCAGAGCAGCGAGCTCAGCAAGAATCTCAAAAGATGGCCGTGAATGGGTCAGCAGGCACAGAGAAACAGTACAACGCAGTGCCTAAGCCTGCTCCACCTGCACTCAAACATAAGAAAACTAAATCAG GTCGTTGGTCATTCCTGGCATGGATGAACATGCTACTGTTTTTGTGTCTTCTAGGCCTGACTGGGTTGGGTTTATATGTTTACACTGATGGCAATCTTACTCCTGATGGCATTGCAGCTGCCTTACCACACATTATAGAAAATGCCAATATCCTTGCAAGTCTCACAATTGAAGCTTTCTATCCAGAAAACTTAGCGCGAACTGGACAAGCCGTATTAGAATCTGTATCTGATGCATGGGCCATACTCGGGGAGCTTACCAGAGACATAAGTATCCATACACAGCCTGTTATTAAAAGTGTGAAAGAGGGATGGTTATGGTTGACAGAAGTTACCTTGTGGATTTACAACTGGATCATCAATAACATAGACTGGGAGTCTGTACTTGAAGCAATTAAATCTGCAGGTATTTTCATGTATGAGCAGTGGTTGGTGATATACGAGGAATTGAGAAGAAACGAGGCATTAATGTCAATCATAGCAAGAGTTCGGACTTACACTGCAGGTGTGGAAGAATACTTTGGTGTTATGTGGGGATTTATTTTGGAAAGAATCTGGTTTATTGTTGAATATATACAGGAAGAAGGTCCTGTTAAATTTGCAGCAGTGAAAGAACAAGCTACTGCTGCATTAGATTCTGCTAAACAGTCCATTGAAGGACTTGTCAG ATAA